In Chitinophaga sp. HK235, a single window of DNA contains:
- a CDS encoding GyrI-like domain-containing protein → MNGNSSSNLHCVYNTLHFIEKNYDQPISIKQLEEVSHYSYRNIQRIFKYTCGETIGAYQKRLRVENAYKLMLYTKENITSIALKVGFANLSSFSKAFKQQFNCSPKEAKSNKTLLFSEADITPVESDVILQPEIIYLPSVQVYYESAFIPYENNEIELLWERFMQHEFPGTGTTYFGVIADEPLIREELDCRYDACSSVQARHETLPSKMILGGRYARFIHTGTYETIEETYKNIYSGWILESELEFDHTPIIERYIKHPDNTDTEEEQLTDILLPVK, encoded by the coding sequence ATGAACGGGAACAGCTCCTCCAATCTGCATTGTGTTTATAACACACTCCACTTTATTGAAAAAAACTATGACCAGCCCATTTCAATAAAGCAACTGGAAGAGGTATCACATTACTCCTACCGGAATATTCAGCGGATTTTCAAATATACCTGCGGGGAAACCATCGGCGCGTATCAGAAAAGACTCAGGGTGGAGAATGCATATAAATTAATGCTGTACACGAAAGAAAACATTACTTCCATTGCGCTCAAAGTCGGATTCGCCAACCTGTCTTCCTTCTCCAAAGCTTTTAAACAACAATTCAACTGTTCTCCCAAAGAAGCGAAATCCAACAAAACACTATTATTCAGCGAAGCTGATATTACTCCGGTTGAATCCGATGTAATATTACAGCCTGAAATCATCTACCTGCCATCTGTTCAGGTATATTATGAAAGCGCATTCATCCCCTATGAAAACAATGAAATCGAATTGTTATGGGAACGGTTTATGCAGCATGAATTTCCTGGTACCGGTACAACTTACTTTGGAGTGATAGCGGATGAGCCATTAATAAGAGAGGAACTGGATTGCAGGTATGATGCCTGCTCTTCCGTACAGGCGAGGCATGAGACCCTCCCTTCCAAAATGATACTGGGCGGTCGATACGCGCGGTTTATTCACACAGGAACTTATGAAACAATAGAGGAAACATATAAAAACATTTATTCAGGCTGGATACTGGAATCAGAACTGGAGTTTGACCATACACCCATTATTGAAAGATATATCAAACATCCTGATAATACCGATACGGAAGAAGAACAACTGACAGATATACTATTACCGGTTAAATGA
- a CDS encoding acyl carrier protein has translation MKKYTVEEISSWIVRKLSVKLNLPASAIRLDKDILDYGLDSMEALGMVGEIEALIGVEIPATSVWDYPTISQLAQFIHDEAPVI, from the coding sequence ATGAAAAAGTATACTGTAGAAGAAATTTCGAGCTGGATCGTCAGAAAACTTTCTGTAAAACTTAACCTGCCGGCTTCTGCTATCCGCCTGGATAAAGACATTCTTGACTACGGCCTGGATTCGATGGAAGCACTGGGCATGGTGGGCGAAATTGAGGCATTGATTGGTGTAGAGATACCTGCAACGAGTGTATGGGATTATCCTACTATCAGCCAGCTGGCGCAGTTTATTCATGATGAAGCTCCTGTGATATAA
- a CDS encoding proline iminopeptidase-family hydrolase — protein MRSGITLLIWVMILLVSCSNPNKPSDSQPDSVYLKDTTSGIKSGGIQVIPINTPKGKFNVWTKRIGNNPRIKLLLLNGGPGATHEYFECMESFLPAEGIEFIYYDQLGCGNSDNPKDTSMWDLARYVEEVEQVRQALKLDKENFYLLGHSWGGLLAAQYALKYQQHLKGLIISNMMMSIPAYAKYAENVLAKQFDPKVLGRIRELEAKKDYSNPDYMNLLMSHFYTKHVLRRPLDQWPEPVNRSFSKTNQSLYVTMQGPSEFGTSGKLEKWDVTTELSKLIVPVLAVGAQFDTMDPEHMKWVSKQVKNGSYLYCANGSHMSLYDDQQTYMTGIIKFIKGVDTGEKKMNLQ, from the coding sequence ATGAGATCCGGTATCACATTGCTTATATGGGTAATGATTCTGCTTGTATCCTGCAGTAACCCCAACAAACCTTCCGACAGCCAACCCGATTCTGTTTACCTGAAGGATACCACATCCGGTATTAAAAGCGGCGGCATACAAGTCATCCCCATCAATACACCTAAAGGAAAATTTAATGTATGGACCAAACGTATCGGCAACAACCCCAGGATAAAGTTACTGCTGCTAAATGGCGGCCCTGGCGCCACCCATGAGTATTTTGAATGTATGGAAAGTTTTCTGCCAGCAGAAGGCATAGAATTCATCTATTATGACCAGCTTGGCTGCGGCAATTCAGATAATCCGAAAGACACTTCCATGTGGGATCTGGCGCGCTATGTAGAAGAAGTAGAGCAGGTACGGCAGGCACTCAAACTGGATAAAGAAAATTTCTACCTGCTGGGACATTCCTGGGGCGGACTCCTGGCAGCCCAGTATGCGCTAAAATACCAGCAACACCTGAAAGGACTTATCATCTCCAACATGATGATGAGCATTCCTGCATATGCAAAGTATGCAGAAAATGTACTGGCCAAACAGTTTGACCCGAAAGTATTAGGACGGATACGGGAGCTGGAAGCCAAAAAGGACTACTCCAACCCTGACTATATGAACCTGCTGATGTCTCATTTTTATACCAAACATGTACTCCGCCGGCCGCTGGACCAATGGCCGGAGCCAGTCAACCGCTCTTTCAGCAAAACCAATCAATCGCTGTATGTAACCATGCAGGGCCCCAGTGAATTCGGTACCAGCGGCAAGCTGGAAAAATGGGACGTTACCACCGAACTATCCAAACTCATTGTTCCCGTTCTGGCCGTGGGAGCGCAGTTTGACACCATGGACCCCGAGCACATGAAATGGGTGTCCAAACAGGTAAAAAACGGCAGCTATCTGTATTGCGCCAATGGCAGCCATATGTCCCTGTACGATGATCAGCAAACTTATATGACTGGTATTATTAAATTTATCAAAGGTGTGGATACGGGAGAAAAGAAAATGAATTTACAGTAA
- a CDS encoding class I SAM-dependent methyltransferase — protein MNDQEFVQYNQQLFKKVAPNYKWLDLLASRCRGKFCRFLGDIQGLKILDVATGTGQQALAMAKRGAIVTGADLSEDMLHYAIRNDKRDLVHFEYANSTELPFDNETFDITVMSFALHCMTHDIRMGTLKEMMRVTKKDGFIAFIDHCKPSKSIGKLIYSNIARFETPLYKQFLDTDFRQELRQLDIDIVRHHKFFFETMQMIACKYYH, from the coding sequence ATGAATGATCAGGAATTTGTGCAATACAACCAGCAACTTTTCAAGAAGGTAGCTCCTAACTACAAGTGGCTGGACCTGCTGGCATCCCGGTGTCGTGGTAAATTCTGCCGTTTTTTAGGGGATATACAGGGACTGAAAATATTAGATGTTGCCACAGGTACCGGCCAGCAGGCACTGGCAATGGCCAAACGGGGTGCTATTGTTACTGGTGCCGACCTGTCTGAAGATATGTTGCATTATGCCATACGCAATGATAAGCGGGATCTGGTACACTTCGAATATGCCAACAGTACGGAGCTTCCCTTTGATAATGAGACGTTTGACATTACGGTCATGTCTTTTGCACTCCATTGCATGACACATGATATCCGTATGGGCACGCTAAAGGAAATGATGCGGGTAACGAAAAAAGACGGTTTCATCGCTTTTATAGACCATTGTAAGCCGTCCAAATCAATCGGTAAATTGATCTATTCCAATATTGCACGATTTGAAACACCCTTGTATAAACAGTTTCTGGACACGGATTTCAGGCAGGAGCTGCGTCAGCTGGATATTGATATAGTCAGGCATCATAAGTTCTTTTTTGAGACAATGCAGATGATAGCATGTAAATATTATCATTAA
- a CDS encoding acyl-CoA dehydrogenase family protein, which yields MLADVTTYHDFETFLGSTSNKDGLFSFDSLLALDEKALYPEQQVEALNQWGLNRYFIPAAYGGKLTDLRDIYYYWFLLARRDLTTAIAYGGTFLGALSVWVAGSEALRHKVAADILCHKKIAFSLTERENGSDLLQTKVSADYDAEADAFELSGEKWLFNHASRSSFTSVLAKTSPDSGPRAYSMLYTPTLGEAADSVTVTGLDRIHTVGMRGLDLGGLVFNGHPVQGTSLVGKQGMGFELAVTSMQVSKLLLGGLALGSLDTLFRTAVDFCRQRMLYKNEIIHIPILRLKLTSILLDMLLAESFCLSGIRVAQVLPSQLSLLSVMVKAFVPSLVEKATGVLSGLLGARSFITSETDYRIFQKQARDNAIIPVFDGNTYVNYQLVIKQLEVVFALAETIRPPDPETLRRVYQLDVALPPVDFSRLSLLSKGKDDLAFGCLYLKEELSNGNMAEEEGTASIIEMLDMLILEMEKVRQWFLYEKGQSKTPYEMEAAVFHYAERYTLLRAAGAVACMIFYNRKEIHPLLKWPLLLKLSLKKVIAALGGKYFDMQKEEEDMLMAYILHCNSNGYTFSLFPVKIAM from the coding sequence ATGCTGGCTGATGTTACTACCTATCATGATTTTGAAACCTTCCTGGGCAGTACCAGTAACAAGGATGGGCTGTTCAGCTTTGACAGCCTGCTGGCACTGGATGAAAAGGCGCTGTACCCGGAACAGCAGGTGGAGGCCCTCAACCAATGGGGTCTGAACCGATATTTTATTCCGGCTGCCTATGGCGGAAAACTAACTGATCTACGGGATATCTACTATTACTGGTTTCTGCTGGCAAGGCGCGACCTTACCACTGCCATTGCCTATGGAGGCACTTTTCTGGGTGCGCTGAGTGTATGGGTGGCCGGTAGTGAGGCGCTGAGACATAAGGTGGCAGCGGATATCCTGTGTCATAAAAAAATAGCTTTCTCGCTGACGGAGCGGGAGAACGGCAGCGATCTGCTGCAAACAAAGGTGTCGGCGGATTATGATGCGGAGGCAGATGCTTTCGAATTGTCTGGGGAGAAGTGGTTGTTTAATCATGCTTCCAGGAGCAGCTTTACCAGTGTATTGGCTAAAACATCGCCGGATAGCGGCCCGCGGGCCTATTCCATGCTTTATACGCCTACCCTGGGAGAGGCCGCCGACAGTGTAACGGTAACAGGCCTTGACAGAATTCATACGGTAGGAATGAGGGGACTGGACCTGGGCGGGCTGGTCTTCAACGGGCATCCGGTTCAGGGAACATCGCTTGTAGGTAAGCAGGGGATGGGGTTTGAGCTGGCAGTCACTTCCATGCAGGTTTCCAAGCTGTTGCTGGGAGGTCTGGCATTAGGATCGCTGGATACCTTGTTCAGGACTGCTGTTGACTTTTGCAGACAGCGTATGTTGTATAAAAATGAAATCATTCATATTCCCATACTCCGGTTAAAACTGACCAGTATACTGCTGGACATGCTGCTGGCAGAATCTTTCTGTCTCTCTGGTATAAGGGTGGCACAGGTGTTGCCATCGCAGCTGTCGCTGTTATCTGTTATGGTGAAGGCATTTGTGCCTTCCCTGGTGGAAAAGGCTACCGGCGTGCTTTCCGGCTTGCTGGGTGCAAGGTCTTTTATTACCAGTGAAACAGATTACCGTATTTTCCAGAAGCAGGCGCGGGACAATGCTATTATCCCGGTGTTTGATGGGAATACGTATGTGAACTATCAACTGGTGATCAAACAGCTGGAGGTGGTGTTTGCATTGGCTGAAACTATTCGTCCGCCTGATCCGGAGACGCTGCGGCGGGTATACCAGCTGGATGTAGCATTACCTCCCGTTGATTTTTCCCGTTTGTCACTTTTGTCCAAAGGAAAGGACGACCTGGCATTTGGATGCCTGTACCTGAAGGAGGAATTAAGTAATGGAAATATGGCAGAAGAGGAGGGCACTGCCTCCATCATCGAAATGCTGGATATGCTGATCCTGGAAATGGAAAAGGTACGGCAATGGTTTCTGTATGAAAAGGGGCAGAGTAAAACGCCTTATGAGATGGAAGCGGCCGTGTTTCATTACGCAGAACGGTATACCCTGTTGCGGGCCGCCGGTGCTGTGGCCTGTATGATTTTTTATAACAGAAAAGAAATTCATCCGTTGCTGAAATGGCCGTTGTTGCTGAAGCTTTCTCTGAAAAAAGTGATAGCGGCGCTGGGTGGAAAGTATTTCGATATGCAGAAAGAAGAGGAGGATATGCTGATGGCGTATATCCTTCATTGTAACAGTAATGGATATACGTTTTCTCTGTTTCCGGTTAAAATTGCTATGTGA
- a CDS encoding pyridoxal phosphate-dependent aminotransferase family protein, translated as MRDLFDKIREDKGPLGNYSAQAEGYFIFPKLEGELSSRMKFRGHEVIVWSINDYLGLSNNEEVRKADLEGAQQYGLAYPMGSRLMSGHTDLHEELERRLAKFERKEAAFLLNFGYQGMVSGIESLVSRNDVIVYDAEAHACIIDGVHLHQGKRFAYKHNDIESLRTNLRRATNLVKDNDGGILVISEGVFGMSGVQGKLKEIVALKEEFNFRFMIDDAHAFGVLGETGAGTSEAQGVMDGVDIYFGAFAKAMAGVGGFFAGDKDVINYLKYNMRSQIYAKALPMAMVVGSLKRLDMIENRPELRERLHANTATLQNGLREKGFRIGETSSCVTPVFLEGDVQEAMAMVFDLRNNYHIFCSIVIYPVVPKGTILLRLIPTATHTLADIEETIEAFSAIRDKLKNGTYKKAKVDISAMTAEMS; from the coding sequence ATGAGAGATTTATTTGATAAAATCAGGGAGGACAAAGGCCCTCTTGGAAATTATTCAGCTCAGGCAGAGGGATATTTCATTTTCCCCAAACTGGAGGGTGAGCTTTCCAGCAGAATGAAATTCAGAGGACATGAAGTAATAGTATGGAGTATTAATGATTATCTCGGATTAAGTAATAACGAAGAAGTAAGGAAAGCGGATTTGGAAGGTGCTCAGCAATATGGACTGGCCTATCCTATGGGCTCCAGGTTAATGTCTGGTCATACCGATCTGCATGAGGAGCTGGAGCGCAGGCTCGCAAAATTTGAACGCAAGGAAGCTGCCTTCCTGCTGAACTTCGGCTACCAGGGTATGGTATCCGGTATTGAGTCGCTGGTATCAAGGAATGACGTAATTGTGTACGATGCAGAAGCACATGCCTGTATTATTGATGGCGTACACCTGCATCAGGGAAAACGTTTTGCCTATAAACACAATGATATTGAAAGTCTCCGGACCAATCTCAGAAGAGCCACCAATCTTGTAAAAGACAATGATGGTGGTATTCTGGTTATCTCTGAAGGTGTATTTGGCATGAGTGGTGTACAGGGCAAACTCAAGGAGATTGTGGCCCTGAAAGAAGAATTTAATTTCCGCTTCATGATCGATGATGCGCATGCGTTCGGTGTACTGGGTGAAACAGGCGCTGGTACTTCAGAAGCGCAGGGCGTGATGGATGGTGTCGATATTTATTTCGGTGCCTTTGCTAAAGCGATGGCCGGTGTAGGCGGTTTCTTCGCTGGTGATAAGGATGTTATCAACTACCTCAAGTACAACATGAGGTCACAGATATATGCCAAAGCCCTTCCCATGGCGATGGTAGTAGGCTCCTTAAAACGCCTCGATATGATTGAAAACAGACCGGAACTGAGAGAGAGGCTGCATGCCAATACTGCTACCCTGCAGAATGGATTACGTGAAAAAGGTTTCCGTATCGGTGAAACTTCTTCCTGTGTTACACCGGTATTTCTCGAAGGGGATGTGCAGGAGGCCATGGCCATGGTATTCGACCTGCGTAACAACTACCATATTTTCTGCTCTATCGTTATTTATCCGGTAGTGCCAAAAGGTACTATCCTGCTTCGTCTTATTCCAACGGCCACGCATACACTGGCCGATATTGAAGAGACCATCGAAGCTTTCTCCGCTATCCGCGATAAGCTGAAAAACGGAACCTATAAAAAGGCAAAAGTGGATATTTCAGCGATGACAGCTGAAATGTCCTGA
- a CDS encoding serine hydrolase — translation MRTIIPILLAIVCFSCHKTNEDPSPETPGQETGTFEEANIDKDKILKLENEINSGKYNIHSLIILRKNKLIYEHYFTGDDAVFPNPVGKVPHTRDSLHDCRSVTKSIISACVGIALKQGKIKSIDDRIFDYFPGYQQYATGDKADITIRHLLTMSPGLDWNERISYADPDNSERQMLEAQDPTGFVLQCKSAAKPGTVFNYSGGNTHLLGQIVEKSTGMTIREFASRYLFQPLGIEQFFWTTRPDGIAWMPSGLRMRPIDMAKVGRLYMQQGQWQGQQLLPASWIAQSTRWTVNSSEDGVGYGFQFWCLRPQIAGQQVEMAQAAGNGGQTISMIPSLDLEVVMTAGYYNDETDIVNKVLVEEVLSAVKK, via the coding sequence ATGAGAACCATTATTCCCATTCTACTGGCTATCGTATGTTTTTCCTGTCACAAAACAAATGAAGATCCATCTCCGGAAACACCAGGCCAGGAAACGGGCACCTTTGAAGAAGCCAACATAGACAAAGACAAAATCCTCAAACTGGAAAATGAGATTAACAGTGGTAAGTACAATATCCACAGTCTTATTATTCTTCGGAAAAACAAACTCATATATGAACACTATTTTACCGGAGACGACGCCGTTTTTCCCAATCCGGTAGGCAAAGTGCCCCATACGAGGGATAGTTTGCATGATTGCAGGAGCGTTACCAAAAGTATTATATCCGCCTGTGTGGGTATCGCGCTGAAGCAAGGGAAGATCAAAAGCATCGATGACAGGATATTTGATTATTTCCCCGGCTACCAGCAATATGCTACAGGGGATAAGGCTGATATCACCATCCGTCACCTGCTGACGATGAGCCCAGGGCTTGACTGGAATGAACGTATATCTTATGCAGATCCCGACAACAGTGAGCGGCAGATGCTGGAAGCACAGGACCCTACTGGTTTTGTATTACAATGCAAAAGCGCTGCTAAACCCGGTACTGTTTTTAACTATAGCGGCGGCAACACTCACCTGCTCGGACAGATCGTAGAAAAAAGCACGGGAATGACTATACGGGAATTTGCTAGCCGTTATCTTTTTCAACCGTTGGGAATAGAGCAGTTCTTCTGGACTACACGTCCGGATGGTATTGCGTGGATGCCTTCCGGTCTTCGTATGCGCCCCATTGACATGGCTAAGGTAGGTCGCCTGTATATGCAACAGGGACAATGGCAAGGGCAGCAGCTGCTCCCTGCGTCCTGGATTGCGCAGTCTACCCGCTGGACTGTCAACAGCAGCGAAGATGGTGTAGGCTACGGTTTTCAGTTCTGGTGTTTGCGGCCGCAGATAGCCGGACAACAGGTAGAGATGGCACAAGCTGCAGGCAACGGTGGTCAGACGATTTCCATGATACCTTCTCTCGATCTGGAAGTAGTGATGACTGCCGGATATTATAACGATGAGACAGATATCGTTAATAAAGTGCTGGTAGAAGAAGTGTTGAGTGCAGTGAAGAAATAA
- a CDS encoding agmatine/peptidylarginine deiminase codes for MENLLLLLPALLLSCNKEVASLTPDPGTGPAPSETAILYTMPEESGPHEGTWLQWPHQYQYGTTYRNRLDATWIAMAKELVQGEKVHIVAYDQTEQDRITALLEKEAVPLNNIDFNIYPTDDVWARDNGPIFVKDKSGKLLIEDWGFNGWGRKAAYTNCNAIPSKIAADKRSTVIDLNGVMINEGGSVEIDGNGALMACKSSVLNNNRNPGMTQQQAEAIFTKYLGVTRFIWLEGKAGLDITDMHIDGFARFANASTIITMNNDDLIYWQVPQDDINKLYAATNKASVGYKFVKVPLTQNDVVTTYGKNLGKASYINYYIANNSVLVPVYNDPNDAVAMNIIQQLYPGKKVVGIDCRNLFANGGMVHCVTQQQPR; via the coding sequence ATGGAAAATCTACTCTTGCTTTTACCAGCACTTCTGTTATCCTGTAATAAAGAGGTTGCCTCCCTGACGCCGGACCCCGGCACTGGCCCGGCTCCGTCCGAGACTGCCATCCTGTATACAATGCCGGAAGAATCAGGGCCTCATGAAGGTACCTGGCTCCAGTGGCCCCATCAGTATCAATATGGCACCACTTACCGGAATCGTCTGGATGCCACCTGGATAGCCATGGCCAAAGAACTGGTGCAGGGTGAAAAAGTCCATATCGTTGCTTACGACCAAACCGAACAGGACAGGATCACCGCACTGCTGGAAAAGGAAGCGGTACCTTTAAATAATATAGATTTTAACATCTATCCCACCGATGACGTATGGGCAAGAGATAATGGGCCCATCTTTGTAAAAGATAAATCCGGCAAATTATTGATTGAAGACTGGGGATTCAATGGCTGGGGCCGGAAAGCAGCTTACACCAACTGCAATGCCATACCTTCAAAAATCGCTGCTGACAAGCGTTCCACGGTCATCGATCTCAATGGCGTGATGATAAATGAAGGAGGCAGTGTGGAAATTGATGGGAACGGGGCATTAATGGCCTGCAAAAGTTCTGTTTTAAACAACAACCGGAATCCCGGCATGACACAACAGCAGGCAGAAGCAATATTCACCAAATACCTGGGCGTTACCAGGTTCATCTGGCTGGAAGGTAAGGCAGGACTCGATATCACCGATATGCATATCGATGGATTTGCAAGATTCGCCAATGCTTCAACGATCATAACAATGAATAACGACGATCTCATCTACTGGCAGGTCCCCCAGGATGATATCAATAAATTATACGCTGCCACCAACAAGGCATCCGTTGGCTACAAATTTGTAAAAGTACCGCTTACACAAAATGATGTAGTAACCACCTATGGGAAAAACCTGGGTAAAGCTTCCTATATCAACTATTACATCGCCAACAACAGCGTACTGGTACCCGTATATAATGATCCCAATGATGCGGTGGCTATGAACATCATTCAACAGCTGTATCCTGGTAAAAAAGTGGTCGGGATCGATTGCCGCAACCTGTTTGCCAATGGAGGCATGGTACACTGTGTGACGCAACAACAACCGCGGTAA
- a CDS encoding fatty acyl-AMP ligase, which translates to MHVNKAPDNLLTLFGKRIAESGDKPAYKFLVTDDHYNMISYRDFHEKVLGYAAFLQHDVRVKPKERALILYPPGLDYIYAFYACLFAGVIAVPAYPPDTRNVNRIISIIRDCSPSVILTTHQHQRVLDNFIAHHRLGDSFSGQVIVLPEVAEERLHQQYTDPGMQRHDIAFLQYTSGSTSDPKGVILTHENLMANSHCIEANLKTRRGMEMVSWLPPYHDMGLIGGIIHPLSMGMTATLMSPLNFVKKPARWLKMISNATHADGVMSPAPNFGFELCTEKVTEEQLKGLHLDNWESAICGAEPIRLSTYENFCRRFKSAGFKKSSFVPVYGLAEATLLFSGEVTQRNPAVGVFDAAGIKHNKIRNAGADSDGEQELFTRMIGCGPVVKDHSALIVNPDTLSVCDENTIGEIWIRGNSVAQGYWNKPVDTAFNAYTKEGAGPYFRTGDLGFFREEQLYIAGRLKDCLIINGRNHYPQDIEYTVSSVDDLLRKDSTAVFVMEVTAEGRLKEEVVVVQEITRIREELPDFSALFNAIRRAVFDAHGINIAEILLIEQSSIPKTSSGKIMRHKAKELYAEKKLKTVTLSSVHTGQ; encoded by the coding sequence ATGCATGTCAACAAGGCCCCCGATAATTTACTGACGCTGTTCGGGAAAAGAATTGCCGAAAGCGGAGATAAGCCCGCGTATAAATTTCTCGTGACGGATGATCATTACAATATGATCTCCTACCGTGACTTTCACGAAAAAGTGCTGGGATATGCAGCTTTTCTGCAACACGATGTGCGGGTGAAACCGAAGGAACGGGCGCTGATATTATACCCGCCAGGGCTGGATTATATCTATGCATTCTATGCCTGTCTGTTTGCCGGCGTCATTGCTGTGCCGGCCTATCCGCCAGACACGAGGAATGTAAACAGGATTATATCCATTATCAGGGATTGTTCCCCTTCAGTGATCCTTACTACCCATCAGCATCAACGGGTACTGGATAATTTTATAGCGCATCATCGTCTGGGTGATTCCTTCTCCGGCCAGGTGATCGTATTGCCGGAGGTGGCAGAAGAGCGGCTGCATCAGCAGTATACAGATCCCGGTATGCAGCGGCATGACATTGCCTTCCTGCAATATACCTCCGGTTCTACTTCAGACCCGAAAGGCGTGATACTCACCCATGAAAACCTCATGGCCAATAGCCACTGTATTGAAGCGAACCTGAAAACCAGGAGGGGCATGGAGATGGTGAGCTGGTTACCGCCTTATCATGATATGGGATTGATTGGCGGTATCATACATCCTTTATCCATGGGGATGACAGCCACGCTGATGTCGCCATTGAATTTTGTGAAGAAGCCAGCCAGGTGGCTGAAAATGATCTCCAATGCCACCCATGCGGATGGCGTGATGAGTCCGGCCCCCAACTTCGGTTTTGAACTATGCACGGAAAAAGTAACGGAGGAACAGCTGAAAGGTCTGCATCTCGATAACTGGGAAAGCGCTATCTGCGGTGCAGAGCCTATACGGTTATCTACCTACGAAAATTTCTGTCGCAGGTTTAAATCCGCAGGGTTTAAAAAATCCTCCTTTGTGCCGGTATATGGCCTGGCAGAAGCCACACTGCTGTTCAGCGGTGAGGTGACTCAGCGCAACCCGGCTGTTGGCGTATTTGATGCGGCCGGAATAAAACATAACAAAATAAGAAACGCCGGAGCCGACAGCGATGGAGAACAGGAGCTGTTTACCCGTATGATCGGATGCGGACCGGTAGTAAAAGATCATTCGGCGCTGATCGTTAACCCGGATACACTAAGCGTTTGCGACGAAAATACCATCGGCGAAATCTGGATACGTGGCAACAGTGTTGCCCAAGGCTACTGGAACAAGCCTGTGGATACTGCTTTTAACGCCTATACGAAGGAAGGGGCCGGGCCTTACTTCCGCACGGGAGACCTCGGATTCTTCAGGGAGGAGCAGTTATACATAGCCGGTCGCCTGAAGGACTGTCTGATCATCAACGGCAGAAACCATTATCCGCAGGATATTGAATATACCGTCAGCAGCGTAGATGACCTGCTGCGGAAAGACAGCACCGCCGTATTTGTGATGGAAGTAACGGCAGAAGGGCGTCTGAAAGAAGAAGTGGTGGTCGTGCAGGAGATTACCCGCATCAGGGAGGAACTGCCTGATTTTTCTGCCTTGTTCAACGCTATCAGGCGTGCCGTATTTGATGCCCACGGGATCAATATCGCGGAGATACTGCTGATAGAGCAGTCTTCCATTCCCAAAACATCCAGCGGTAAAATCATGCGTCATAAAGCGAAAGAGCTATATGCAGAAAAAAAATTGAAAACCGTTACCCTGTCGAGTGTGCATACTGGTCAATAA